One genomic window of Solanum dulcamara chromosome 12, daSolDulc1.2, whole genome shotgun sequence includes the following:
- the LOC129875694 gene encoding uncharacterized protein LOC129875694: MASNSFLGADPPMFTGKHYHIWVIKMKAYFKALSLWKTIEREDDLPPLGPNLTVAQMKIYKDAKSRKSKALTCLHSALSDMIFTRIMTFETPKEAWEKLKDEFDGSDRVKIVKLLTLKRELEMLRMKEGDTVKEYSAKLVKIVSKIRLFGETFPDSKVVEKMMISLPARFESKISAIEESCDLKTYRLQN, encoded by the coding sequence ATGGCATCCAACAGCTTCTTGGGTGCAGACCCTCCTATGTTTACAGGAAAACATTATCACATATGGGTGATAAAGATGAAGGCTTATTTCAAAGCTCTTAGTCTATGGAAAACAATTGAAAGAGAAGATGATCTTCCTCCACTTGGACCAAATCTAACAGTTGCACAAATGAAGATTTATAAAGATGCAAAGTCAAGGAAATCAAAGGCTCTCACATGTCTTCATTCAGCACTTTCAGATATGATTTTCACAagaataatgacttttgaaacACCTAAAGAAGCATGGGAGAAGCTAAAAGATGAGTTCGATGGAAGTGATAGAGTGAAAATTGTCAAACTCTTAACTCTCAAAAGAGAATTGGAGATGTTAAGGATGAAAGAAGGAGATACTGTGAAAGAGTATTCTGCCAAACTTGTGAAAATTGTAAGCAAAATAAGACTTTTTGGTGAAACCTTTCCAGATTCAAAGGTGGTGGAGAAGATGATGATAAGCTTACCAGCAAGGTTCGAGTCCAAGATTTCAGCAATAGAGGAATCTTGTGATTTAAAGACTTATCGGTTGCAAAACTGA